The following coding sequences are from one Campylobacter sp. RM16187 window:
- a CDS encoding PDDEXK-like family protein, giving the protein MNSQEFFTKMEQYIQQELQSGCDYNILLALHKDSNEVNLHSRFIYSLLNPNGYHYKGDSFLKEFLKICGCDFTFDVKKIEVSVEYSTAEYRRVDLVIKDGNKCVIIENKVNAKDRERQLIDYVNHFYINEKYKRENIYAIYLSPDSRDPSGVSIGNNNMIKDGYLVCDEDRDDVRVKFKSISYQKEIKQWIESCRNDCSSDMKLILNQYLSVLKSLNGELEYQRDKLEYEYIKEHYKEVEAFYNSLKVEEKQRIENVKINIIKEFMDEVVKKFEKHKEEDGLKAENYYNDSRGWMSIYNPKWIPNDEAEIILFWVFIGKDNKLYIKIAANRILYEKYKHKDAKWGERIKKAFKPYKKERLDFGECDLSDKTKIAKVIIEGRVKADEIAKQINGFVSKYKDKFIEINENAKEKTHEFWKNLPKP; this is encoded by the coding sequence ATGAATAGTCAAGAGTTTTTTACAAAAATGGAGCAATACATACAGCAAGAATTGCAAAGCGGGTGTGATTATAACATACTTTTAGCACTCCACAAAGATAGCAATGAGGTAAATTTACACTCAAGATTTATATACTCTTTGCTAAATCCCAATGGCTACCATTATAAAGGCGATAGTTTTTTGAAGGAATTTTTGAAAATTTGTGGTTGTGATTTTACGTTCGATGTGAAAAAAATAGAAGTTTCAGTTGAATATTCTACCGCAGAATATCGCAGAGTTGATTTGGTCATCAAGGACGGAAACAAGTGTGTAATAATAGAAAATAAAGTTAATGCAAAAGATAGAGAAAGGCAACTGATTGACTATGTAAATCACTTTTATATAAATGAAAAATATAAGAGAGAAAATATATATGCTATATATCTATCACCTGATAGTAGAGATCCATCAGGAGTAAGTATTGGCAATAATAATATGATTAAAGATGGATATTTGGTTTGTGATGAAGATAGGGATGATGTCAGAGTAAAATTTAAATCCATAAGCTACCAAAAAGAGATAAAACAGTGGATAGAGTCTTGCAGAAATGATTGTAGTTCGGATATGAAGTTGATTTTAAATCAATATCTAAGTGTTTTAAAATCTTTAAATGGTGAGCTTGAATATCAACGAGATAAGTTAGAGTATGAGTATATTAAAGAACACTATAAAGAAGTTGAAGCTTTTTATAATAGTCTAAAAGTAGAGGAAAAACAAAGGATTGAGAATGTTAAAATAAATATTATTAAGGAATTTATGGATGAAGTAGTGAAAAAGTTTGAGAAACATAAAGAAGAAGATGGACTAAAAGCTGAAAATTATTATAATGATTCACGAGGTTGGATGTCAATATACAATCCAAAATGGATACCAAACGATGAAGCTGAGATTATTTTGTTTTGGGTTTTTATAGGAAAAGATAATAAGCTTTATATTAAAATTGCAGCAAATCGTATTTTATATGAAAAATACAAGCACAAAGATGCCAAATGGGGAGAACGAATAAAAAAAGCTTTTAAACCTTACAAAAAAGAGCGTTTAGATTTTGGCGAGTGCGATTTGTCAGATAAGACAAAAATAGCTAAGGTTATTATAGAAGGCAGGGTAAAAGCAGATGAAATTGCTAAACAGATTAATGGTTTTGTATCAAAATATAAAGATAAATTTATAGAAATAAATGAAAACGCAAAAGAAAAAACACACGAGTTCTGGAAAAACTTACCTAAGCCCTAA